The following are encoded in a window of Geobacter metallireducens GS-15 genomic DNA:
- a CDS encoding YajQ family cyclic di-GMP-binding protein, with amino-acid sequence MPSFDIVSKVDMQEVDNAVNQAVKEIGQRYDFKGSKSEVTLEKDAIKILADDDFRLKAIVDILQSKFIKRGISPKALQYGKAETASGGMVRQIITVQQGISKEKGKEVVAVIKDTKLKVQGQIQDDQVRVTGKNRDDLQEAIRTLKGKDLGIELQFVNFRD; translated from the coding sequence ATGCCGTCATTCGACATCGTTTCAAAGGTGGACATGCAGGAAGTGGACAACGCGGTCAATCAGGCCGTGAAGGAGATCGGCCAGCGCTATGATTTCAAGGGATCCAAGAGCGAGGTGACCCTGGAGAAGGATGCCATCAAGATCCTGGCGGACGACGACTTCCGGCTGAAGGCCATCGTCGACATCCTCCAGTCCAAGTTCATCAAGCGGGGGATTTCACCCAAGGCCCTCCAGTACGGCAAGGCCGAGACCGCCTCCGGCGGCATGGTGCGGCAGATCATCACCGTCCAGCAGGGTATCTCCAAGGAGAAGGGGAAGGAGGTCGTGGCCGTCATCAAGGATACCAAGCTCAAGGTTCAGGGGCAGATCCAGGATGACCAGGTGCGGGTCACCGGCAAGAACCGGGATGACCTCCAGGAGGCGATCCGGACCCTCAAGGGGAAGGATCTGGGGATCGAGCTTCAGTTTGTGAATTTCAGGGATTAG
- a CDS encoding LolA family protein → MIFRRLLPCLVAALMTVAPTLAAAASVSEVVTALEKGYASLRDLQASFTQRSELASVKKAQTGSGEVFIRKGSGAGAMFRFNYTKPRQEIISNGKKVWYYLPENRQVMTMDAASLFAGGGGVALSYLTGMGEVSRDFTVRFVGDGKDARGNYVLELVPKKPGQAFQKLHLTVSGRAVEEYLAQGRASMPFPIVSSVVFDQMGNRTAIEFSKVKVNRGVKASLFTFTPPPGVEVIQNPMGGVR, encoded by the coding sequence ATGATCTTTCGTCGCCTCTTGCCGTGCCTCGTCGCGGCCCTTATGACCGTAGCCCCGACTCTTGCCGCTGCAGCCTCTGTCAGCGAGGTGGTGACGGCCCTGGAGAAGGGGTACGCATCCCTCAGGGACCTGCAGGCCTCTTTTACCCAGCGCTCCGAGCTGGCCTCGGTGAAGAAGGCACAGACCGGCAGCGGGGAAGTATTCATCCGCAAGGGGAGCGGAGCAGGGGCCATGTTCCGTTTCAACTACACCAAACCCCGGCAGGAAATCATCTCCAACGGTAAGAAGGTCTGGTACTACCTCCCCGAGAACCGGCAGGTGATGACCATGGACGCTGCCTCCCTCTTTGCGGGGGGAGGAGGGGTGGCTCTATCATACCTTACGGGGATGGGGGAGGTTTCCCGGGACTTCACGGTCCGTTTCGTGGGGGACGGGAAGGACGCCCGGGGGAACTACGTCCTGGAGCTTGTGCCCAAGAAGCCGGGCCAGGCTTTCCAGAAGCTCCATCTGACCGTGTCGGGCCGGGCCGTGGAGGAGTATCTGGCGCAGGGCCGCGCATCGATGCCGTTTCCCATTGTGTCATCCGTGGTCTTCGATCAGATGGGCAACCGGACCGCCATTGAGTTCAGCAAGGTCAAGGTAAACCGGGGGGTGAAGGCTTCGCTCTTCACCTTTACGCCTCCCCCGGGTGTTGAAGTGATACAGAACCCCATGGGGGGAGTCCGATAA
- a CDS encoding LolA family protein translates to MKIYRLVIVVFLALFVGAVPATAAPVARVNAGLQDVIDTVEKSFRPDRNTGLPPLATVTADFFQRSTIAGKEREMRADGQMYFKTASSREPLMFRFDYFRPLKQEIVSDGRTLWMYLPENRQVIVSDVTPVFNPFTFNPDRDRASNFLQGLPRISKDFLIVFSPQGQDIAGNYVLELTPRRATAAIAKLFIVVPREAVLSYVQSGRTSVNTISNIGRQEWPFPILSTTMEDHQGSTTLMEFSNVRTNIMLSDSLFSFAVPPGVQVVKPPRKH, encoded by the coding sequence ATGAAGATTTACAGGCTCGTCATCGTGGTATTCCTGGCGCTTTTTGTAGGGGCGGTTCCCGCCACGGCGGCACCGGTGGCTAGAGTGAACGCCGGCCTTCAGGATGTCATCGACACGGTGGAGAAGTCGTTCAGACCGGACAGGAATACCGGCCTTCCTCCCCTTGCCACGGTGACTGCCGACTTTTTCCAGCGTTCGACCATTGCGGGGAAGGAACGGGAGATGCGGGCCGACGGCCAGATGTACTTTAAGACGGCTTCCAGCCGCGAGCCGCTCATGTTCCGCTTCGACTACTTCCGCCCCCTGAAGCAGGAGATCGTTTCCGACGGCCGGACCCTCTGGATGTACCTCCCCGAGAACCGCCAGGTGATCGTGAGCGACGTAACGCCGGTCTTCAATCCCTTTACCTTTAATCCAGACCGGGACCGGGCATCGAATTTCCTCCAGGGTTTGCCGCGGATATCCAAGGATTTCCTGATTGTTTTCTCACCCCAGGGGCAGGACATCGCCGGCAACTACGTACTGGAACTGACCCCTCGCCGGGCCACCGCGGCCATCGCAAAGCTTTTCATCGTCGTTCCCCGTGAGGCGGTCCTGAGTTATGTCCAGAGCGGGAGAACCTCGGTGAACACTATCTCCAACATCGGCCGGCAGGAGTGGCCGTTTCCGATTCTCTCCACCACCATGGAGGACCATCAGGGGAGCACGACCCTCATGGAGTTCAGCAACGTGCGGACGAACATCATGCTGAGCGACAGCCTCTTCTCGTTTGCTGTTCCGCCAGGGGTCCAAGTGGTGAAGCCACCCCGGAAGCACTGA
- a CDS encoding chemotaxis protein CheD produces the protein MSKIISVGISEHKVASDPVVLVTYGLGSCVGIALYDPEVRIGGLAHTLLPAPVREVQGAERTAKFTCWAVDLMVEELLKCGCAPERLVAKLAGGATMFEPQYRSAHGGIGERNVAAAREALERSGIPLVAEDTGGDYGRSLEFNTATGIIMVRALQQPIKQL, from the coding sequence TTGAGCAAGATTATCAGCGTCGGCATATCGGAGCACAAGGTTGCATCTGACCCGGTGGTCCTTGTGACCTACGGGCTCGGCTCCTGCGTCGGCATCGCCCTCTACGATCCCGAAGTCCGGATCGGCGGGCTTGCACATACCCTGTTGCCCGCCCCTGTCCGCGAAGTGCAAGGTGCGGAAAGGACAGCCAAATTCACCTGCTGGGCCGTCGATCTCATGGTGGAGGAACTCCTTAAATGCGGTTGCGCCCCTGAGCGACTTGTGGCAAAATTGGCCGGCGGTGCCACCATGTTCGAACCCCAGTACCGCTCGGCCCACGGCGGCATCGGCGAGCGCAATGTTGCGGCGGCCAGGGAAGCCCTGGAGCGGAGCGGCATCCCCCTTGTGGCCGAGGATACGGGGGGGGACTACGGGCGGAGCCTGGAGTTCAATACAGCAACCGGGATCATCATGGTCAGGGCGCTGCAGCAGCCCATAAAGCAACTTTAG
- a CDS encoding chemotaxis protein CheC, whose translation MKFDALTEEHLDALREVSNIGVAHAATALSQLIGRSISLTVPKVLLTEICKVPEVFGGAEKLVVGIYLQMLGDARGNILIVLPRDSALKLLSRLLPREKSEGTLLTELEISALKEVGNILASAYLNALGALMGKTLIPSVPVLSFDMVGAVIDYALIELGEIGDLALMVETDFFGEEEKINGQFFLLPDPESLKIILNAIGVKL comes from the coding sequence ATGAAATTCGATGCATTGACAGAGGAACACCTGGATGCCCTACGGGAGGTGAGCAATATCGGGGTGGCGCACGCTGCCACAGCCCTTTCCCAACTTATCGGCCGGAGCATCTCGCTCACCGTCCCGAAGGTGCTCCTGACGGAAATCTGCAAGGTGCCCGAGGTCTTCGGCGGTGCCGAAAAACTTGTCGTGGGCATCTATCTGCAGATGCTCGGCGACGCCCGGGGGAACATCCTCATCGTTCTCCCCCGGGACAGCGCCCTGAAGCTCCTCTCGCGGTTGCTCCCCCGGGAGAAGAGCGAAGGAACGCTCCTCACTGAACTGGAGATATCGGCCCTCAAGGAGGTGGGAAATATTCTCGCTTCCGCCTATCTGAACGCCCTTGGTGCCCTCATGGGGAAGACCTTGATCCCTTCCGTGCCGGTCCTCTCCTTTGATATGGTCGGTGCCGTCATCGACTACGCCCTCATTGAGCTGGGGGAGATCGGCGACCTGGCTCTCATGGTCGAAACCGACTTTTTTGGAGAGGAGGAGAAGATCAACGGCCAGTTTTTCCTCCTTCCCGACCCCGAGTCCCTGAAGATAATCCTCAACGCCATAGGGGTGAAACTTTGA
- a CDS encoding response regulator, producing the protein MAKKRVMVVDDALFMRNMLRGILEANGFEVVAEAADGAEAVVTYRDVRPDIVTLDIIMPVKNGIEALREIMAIDPHARVVICSAVGQESLVQKAQSFGARDFILKPFNPDRVKEIIKKVSEG; encoded by the coding sequence ATGGCTAAGAAGAGAGTGATGGTCGTTGACGATGCCCTGTTCATGCGGAACATGCTGCGGGGCATTCTGGAGGCAAACGGTTTTGAGGTGGTGGCCGAGGCGGCGGACGGAGCCGAGGCGGTGGTGACCTATCGCGACGTCCGGCCCGACATCGTGACCCTTGACATTATTATGCCGGTCAAGAACGGCATCGAGGCGCTCCGCGAGATCATGGCCATCGACCCTCACGCCCGGGTCGTCATCTGCAGCGCCGTAGGGCAGGAGTCCCTTGTCCAGAAGGCCCAGAGCTTTGGTGCGCGGGATTTTATCCTGAAGCCCTTTAACCCCGACCGGGTCAAGGAGATCATCAAGAAGGTCTCCGAAGGGTAA
- a CDS encoding CheR family methyltransferase has protein sequence MATESDETSLDFPDHALERVRDILRLRRNFDISSYKDKYLKRRIAIRVRATRSVTADAYCDLVARNERELELLLKGLTIHVSQFFRNSSTFEALRGTVLPAIFDRLRREGRDSATFWSVGCASGEEPYSLAIILRDSFRESLKEFKVSLVATDIDGGILDAARAGIYSPERLAEVPAEVKDRYFRPMGERFVLDPTIREMVDFRRSDLFDPESSVESDLILCRNVLIYFERSEQARILRGFVSSLCTGGVLVLGKAETLVAEVRQRFTTLCPMERIYQKNRFSVY, from the coding sequence ATGGCAACCGAGAGTGACGAAACCTCCCTTGATTTCCCCGATCACGCCCTGGAGCGGGTCCGGGACATCCTGAGGCTTCGTCGGAACTTTGACATCAGCAGTTATAAGGACAAGTATCTGAAGCGGCGGATTGCCATTCGGGTAAGGGCGACCCGCTCCGTGACGGCAGACGCCTATTGCGATCTCGTGGCACGAAACGAAAGGGAACTGGAACTTCTCCTCAAGGGGCTCACCATCCACGTGAGCCAGTTTTTCCGCAACAGTTCCACCTTCGAGGCGCTGCGCGGAACGGTCCTCCCGGCGATCTTCGACCGGCTTCGGCGCGAGGGGCGGGACAGTGCTACCTTTTGGAGCGTCGGCTGCGCCAGCGGCGAAGAACCTTACTCGCTGGCGATCATCCTGAGAGATTCGTTCCGCGAGTCACTGAAAGAGTTCAAGGTTTCCCTCGTGGCGACCGATATAGATGGAGGGATACTTGATGCGGCCCGCGCCGGGATATATTCTCCGGAGCGTCTCGCCGAGGTTCCTGCCGAAGTTAAGGATCGCTATTTCAGGCCCATGGGAGAGCGGTTCGTGCTGGATCCGACCATCAGGGAGATGGTGGACTTTCGCCGCAGCGACCTGTTCGACCCTGAATCATCCGTCGAGAGCGACCTGATTCTCTGCCGCAATGTTCTCATCTACTTTGAACGTAGTGAGCAGGCGCGGATTCTGCGAGGATTCGTTTCTTCTCTCTGTACCGGGGGGGTGTTGGTGCTCGGCAAGGCAGAGACCCTCGTCGCAGAGGTGCGGCAGCGGTTTACCACCCTCTGTCCCATGGAGCGGATTTACCAGAAGAACCGTTTTTCAGTCTACTGA
- the thiL gene encoding thiamine-phosphate kinase, whose protein sequence is MRLREIGEFGLIGRISSRVADGAGVRIGIGDDAAATEPTPGRWLLVTSDMLLEGIHFDLAFTDPYRLGRKSLAVNLSDVAAMGGEPRHFLLSLAVPTGVTVEFLDRFTEGMLDLAREHGVTLIGGDTCRSSNGLVISVTLHGEQVPELVVRRGGARPGDHVFVTGTVGDSALGLELLRRGERRGWAVDRHLDPTPRVRAGLALAGARLPSAMIDVSDGLAADLGHILDLSGVGARLKLDLLPLSPSFRELAPQMTPNPSLLSLTGGEDYELLFTVPADRSEEVAPLLVETGCAATLIGEITDGRGLAVVGPDGREIPVTCGGYNHFAVA, encoded by the coding sequence TTGAGACTTAGGGAGATAGGGGAATTCGGCCTCATCGGACGCATATCTTCCCGGGTCGCCGACGGTGCCGGGGTGCGGATCGGCATCGGTGACGACGCTGCCGCCACGGAGCCCACGCCGGGGCGGTGGCTCCTCGTTACCTCCGACATGCTTCTGGAGGGAATCCACTTCGACCTTGCCTTCACCGACCCCTACCGCCTCGGAAGAAAATCCCTGGCGGTGAACCTCTCGGACGTGGCCGCCATGGGGGGGGAGCCCCGCCATTTCCTTCTTTCCCTTGCCGTCCCTACCGGCGTGACCGTGGAGTTCCTTGACCGGTTCACCGAGGGGATGCTCGATCTGGCCCGCGAACACGGCGTTACTCTCATCGGCGGCGATACCTGCCGCTCGTCAAATGGTCTCGTGATATCGGTTACCCTCCACGGCGAGCAGGTTCCGGAACTGGTTGTCCGCCGTGGCGGCGCCCGCCCCGGTGACCATGTTTTCGTGACGGGCACCGTTGGCGATTCGGCCCTGGGGCTCGAACTCCTGAGACGGGGTGAGCGTCGGGGATGGGCCGTGGACCGCCACCTGGACCCCACCCCCCGGGTCCGGGCCGGCCTTGCCCTCGCTGGGGCAAGGCTTCCCAGTGCAATGATCGACGTGAGCGATGGCCTTGCCGCCGATCTGGGACACATCCTCGATCTTTCCGGCGTTGGTGCCCGTCTTAAGCTCGACCTTCTTCCCCTCTCTCCCTCTTTTCGCGAACTCGCTCCCCAGATGACCCCGAATCCCTCCCTTCTCTCCCTGACCGGCGGCGAGGATTACGAACTCCTGTTTACGGTTCCGGCCGATCGGAGCGAGGAAGTGGCCCCCCTCCTGGTGGAAACCGGTTGTGCCGCCACCCTCATCGGTGAAATAACCGACGGTAGAGGCCTTGCGGTGGTGGGACCCGATGGCCGCGAGATACCCGTTACCTGCGGTGGCTACAATCATTTTGCCGTAGCGTGA
- the lon gene encoding endopeptidase La — translation MEEIEDKEPRQENEELKIPDVLPLLPVRDVVVYPYMILPLFVGREISINAVDQALSRDRLIFLATQKEMGDEEPTPEGMYTVGTVAMIMRMLKLPDGRVKVLVQGLAKGLITEFVESKPAYTVRIERIVEPSVPEESLETEALMRAVKEQLTQIVSLGKAVSPEVLVIVENMQEPGSLADLIASNIGLKVDDAQALLEIIDPVQRLQKVNEHLNKEHELLDMQVKIQSAAKEEMGKSQREYFLREQLRAIQQELGETDPRSEELNELRKAIEQAKMPPVVEKEAFKQLGRLEQMHPDAAEAGMLRTFLDWMVELPWGKATKDVLDIKRARQILDEDHFYLEKIKERILEFLAVRKLRKKMKGPILCFVGPPGVGKTSLGKSIARAMGRKFVRISLGGVRDEAEIRGHRRTYVGALPGRIIQGLKQAGSNNPVFMLDELDKLGADFRGDPSSALLEVLDPEQNHMFSDHYINLPFNLSNVMFIATANQIDTVPGPLRDRMEVIQLSGYTEEEKLEIAKRYLIPRQMKENGISEKEIVISDEAVRTIIAKYTREAGLRNLEREIGSVCRKVARKVAEGDGRRFRITPATVAKYLGPARFIREGEMEKNEVGIVTGLAWTPVGGEVLFVEATIMKGKGGLTLTGHLGDVMKESVQAALSYIRSKAKEFHLAEDFLSGYDIHVHVPAGAIPKDGPSAGVTMATALVSALTRVPVRKDVAMTGEITLRGKVLPIGGLKEKMLAAIRAGIKTIVIPEQNEKDLEEIPKHILKKVTVVSAKVIDDVLAVALETFPPPPPASEGKPAATVKAPPRRGIAAPRKGAMAGAKS, via the coding sequence ATGGAAGAAATTGAAGATAAAGAACCCCGGCAGGAGAACGAGGAACTGAAAATCCCCGATGTTTTGCCCCTGTTGCCGGTGCGGGATGTGGTGGTCTACCCGTACATGATCCTTCCCCTTTTCGTGGGACGCGAGATCTCCATCAACGCGGTGGACCAGGCTCTCTCCAGGGACCGGCTCATCTTTCTCGCCACCCAGAAGGAGATGGGAGACGAAGAACCGACCCCCGAGGGGATGTACACCGTCGGAACCGTGGCAATGATCATGCGGATGCTGAAGCTTCCCGACGGGCGGGTGAAGGTTCTCGTCCAGGGGCTCGCCAAGGGGCTTATCACCGAGTTCGTGGAGTCGAAGCCCGCCTATACGGTCCGGATCGAGCGGATCGTGGAGCCCTCGGTCCCCGAGGAGTCCCTGGAAACCGAGGCTCTCATGAGGGCTGTCAAGGAGCAGTTGACCCAGATCGTCTCCCTCGGCAAGGCCGTTTCTCCCGAAGTCCTCGTGATTGTGGAGAACATGCAGGAGCCGGGAAGCCTGGCCGACCTCATTGCCAGCAATATCGGCCTCAAAGTCGATGACGCCCAGGCCCTCCTGGAGATCATCGATCCGGTCCAGCGGCTCCAGAAGGTCAATGAGCATCTCAACAAGGAGCACGAGCTCCTCGACATGCAGGTGAAGATCCAGTCGGCCGCCAAGGAGGAGATGGGGAAGAGCCAGCGGGAGTACTTCCTCCGGGAGCAACTGCGGGCCATCCAGCAGGAGCTGGGGGAGACCGATCCCCGTTCCGAGGAGCTGAACGAGCTCCGCAAGGCCATCGAGCAGGCCAAGATGCCGCCGGTCGTGGAGAAGGAGGCCTTCAAGCAGTTGGGGCGCCTGGAGCAGATGCACCCCGACGCCGCCGAGGCGGGGATGCTCCGCACGTTCCTGGACTGGATGGTGGAGCTTCCCTGGGGCAAGGCGACCAAGGACGTTCTCGACATCAAGCGGGCCCGGCAGATTCTCGATGAGGACCACTTCTACCTGGAGAAGATCAAGGAGCGGATCCTGGAGTTCCTGGCCGTGCGCAAGCTTCGCAAGAAGATGAAGGGGCCGATCCTCTGTTTCGTTGGTCCTCCCGGGGTGGGCAAGACCTCCCTCGGCAAGTCCATCGCCCGGGCCATGGGGCGGAAGTTCGTCCGCATCTCCTTGGGAGGGGTGCGGGACGAGGCCGAGATCCGGGGGCACCGGCGCACCTATGTGGGGGCGCTCCCCGGCCGGATCATCCAGGGGCTCAAGCAGGCCGGCTCCAACAACCCCGTTTTCATGCTCGACGAGCTGGACAAGCTTGGGGCCGACTTCCGGGGCGATCCCTCCTCGGCTCTGCTGGAGGTGCTGGACCCGGAGCAGAACCACATGTTCTCGGACCATTACATCAACCTCCCCTTCAACCTGTCCAACGTGATGTTCATCGCCACCGCCAACCAGATTGACACGGTCCCGGGGCCTCTTCGCGACCGGATGGAGGTGATCCAGCTCTCCGGGTACACGGAGGAGGAAAAACTGGAGATCGCCAAACGCTACCTCATCCCTCGGCAGATGAAAGAAAACGGCATTTCGGAGAAGGAGATCGTCATCAGCGACGAGGCGGTGCGCACCATCATCGCCAAGTATACCCGGGAGGCGGGACTGCGGAACCTGGAGCGGGAGATCGGCAGTGTCTGCCGCAAGGTGGCCCGCAAGGTGGCCGAGGGGGATGGCCGCCGCTTCCGGATCACCCCGGCCACGGTGGCGAAATATCTCGGACCGGCCCGGTTCATCCGGGAGGGGGAGATGGAGAAGAACGAAGTGGGGATCGTTACCGGCCTTGCCTGGACCCCCGTGGGGGGCGAAGTCCTCTTCGTGGAGGCGACGATCATGAAGGGGAAGGGGGGACTCACCCTCACCGGGCACCTGGGAGACGTCATGAAGGAGTCGGTTCAGGCGGCCCTTTCCTACATCCGCTCCAAGGCCAAGGAGTTCCACCTGGCCGAGGATTTCCTCTCCGGGTATGACATCCACGTCCACGTTCCAGCGGGCGCTATCCCCAAGGATGGCCCCTCTGCCGGCGTTACCATGGCAACGGCCCTTGTCTCGGCCCTGACGCGGGTTCCGGTCCGCAAGGACGTGGCCATGACCGGCGAGATCACCCTGCGGGGGAAGGTTCTTCCCATCGGTGGCCTCAAGGAGAAGATGCTCGCCGCCATCCGGGCGGGGATCAAGACCATCGTCATCCCCGAGCAGAACGAGAAGGACCTGGAGGAGATTCCCAAACATATCCTCAAGAAGGTGACGGTCGTTTCCGCCAAGGTCATTGACGACGTTCTCGCGGTGGCTCTGGAAACCTTCCCGCCACCCCCTCCCGCCAGCGAGGGGAAGCCGGCAGCCACGGTGAAGGCGCCGCCGCGGCGGGGGATTGCCGCTCCCCGCAAAGGAGCCATGGCCGGGGCAAAGAGTTGA
- a CDS encoding Hsp20/alpha crystallin family protein, with protein sequence MAVIPKEPLDWLSLLHLQIDEVFDYIARIGGGERWGECEYLPAIDIFETPDEFTAEFELPGCDRGDLSLKLCSNTLILEGVKRDDTRDGVSYRCLERRFGRFCRAVEVPLTVDIAAVRASFRQGVLTVTFPRLADRGKIIREIPIEQGDE encoded by the coding sequence ATGGCCGTTATTCCCAAGGAGCCGCTTGACTGGCTCTCCCTCCTGCATCTGCAGATTGACGAGGTCTTCGACTACATCGCCCGCATCGGCGGGGGGGAGCGTTGGGGCGAATGCGAGTATCTTCCGGCCATTGACATCTTCGAGACCCCGGACGAATTCACGGCGGAGTTTGAACTCCCCGGCTGCGACCGGGGCGACCTGTCACTCAAGCTATGCTCTAATACGCTGATTCTGGAAGGGGTCAAGCGTGACGATACCCGTGACGGGGTGAGCTACCGTTGTCTGGAGCGGAGGTTCGGGCGCTTCTGTCGCGCCGTCGAGGTTCCGCTCACGGTGGATATCGCCGCCGTCAGGGCCTCTTTTCGGCAGGGGGTCCTCACGGTCACCTTTCCCCGTCTCGCGGATCGGGGGAAAATCATCCGCGAGATACCGATAGAACAAGGAGACGAGTAA
- a CDS encoding tetratricopeptide repeat protein: MIHSRTILVPTLLFQLALALPLAAGADSRCDDAKRLAATIPVQADGDTTRKTEDVVLESCADGAAGYFVRGLRAERAGRHDEAIKDYREALRLEPAFPRAQGNLGLALLAKGSHDDAVVELTRAISSDPDPGYHHGLAMIFGQRKIYSLALYHYAEAAKGLPADPVIPTELAALYREMGKVSDAEKQYRKALSLSPSHEEARVGLASLYMAEGRTDRAIEELKQAQIASPGNKEVSSLLAEAYEKKGDRQAADYQSLLAGKQRGVLSDERLRRGDELMQAKEYAKAAEEFKAALREKPDWPEALMRLAEAQTAAGFDDEAITSYKELIRLKLGTGDTHYNLGVLYERKGLIDEAVVEYKQAIHSSPDNGDARRRLADIYALRGSYPQAIEQYRELLKKGDNNPVLHLKLARALLGAKNPKEAMASYQDALKIAPDNLEARRELAALYRKGNQNEEAEKQYKEILRIKKDDAEARNILTALYVKSKKYDELITLLKDGVELAPNDPASHYKLGLIYEFKKDYDAAEQEYKKAVELKGDHAKSLNALGRIYLKTGKISEAKGALEAAKKADPGMEETAVLLSNIKEELSPEPPRYSKKGRKGKASKEAKKSRASKKKSSKKGAKATSKKSSTKSGGKAKKAKKSH, encoded by the coding sequence GTGATACACAGCAGAACGATCTTGGTCCCGACCCTCCTCTTTCAGCTTGCACTCGCGCTCCCCCTTGCTGCAGGGGCCGACAGCCGTTGCGACGACGCAAAGCGCCTGGCAGCCACCATCCCGGTGCAGGCCGATGGCGATACGACGAGGAAAACCGAGGATGTCGTCCTCGAATCCTGTGCCGACGGGGCCGCGGGCTATTTCGTCCGAGGCCTCCGCGCGGAGCGGGCGGGACGCCATGACGAGGCAATCAAGGACTACCGCGAGGCTCTCCGCCTTGAGCCGGCCTTTCCCCGGGCACAGGGAAACCTGGGCCTCGCCCTCCTGGCTAAAGGAAGTCACGACGACGCCGTCGTGGAACTGACCCGGGCCATCTCCTCCGACCCCGACCCAGGCTACCACCATGGCCTTGCCATGATCTTCGGCCAGCGCAAGATATACTCCCTCGCCCTCTACCATTACGCTGAAGCGGCAAAGGGGCTCCCTGCCGACCCGGTAATCCCCACCGAGCTTGCCGCCCTCTACCGTGAGATGGGGAAGGTTAGCGACGCCGAAAAGCAGTACCGCAAGGCCCTCAGCCTCTCCCCCTCCCACGAAGAGGCACGAGTGGGCCTTGCGTCCCTCTACATGGCGGAAGGGCGGACCGACCGGGCAATCGAGGAACTGAAACAGGCCCAGATCGCCAGCCCCGGGAACAAGGAGGTCAGCAGCCTCCTCGCCGAGGCCTATGAGAAAAAGGGGGACCGTCAGGCAGCCGACTACCAGTCACTCCTGGCGGGGAAGCAGCGCGGTGTCCTCTCCGACGAGCGACTCAGGAGGGGAGACGAACTCATGCAGGCCAAGGAGTATGCAAAGGCCGCGGAAGAGTTCAAGGCGGCACTCAGGGAAAAACCCGACTGGCCAGAGGCCCTGATGAGGCTCGCCGAAGCCCAGACGGCAGCGGGGTTCGATGACGAGGCCATTACCTCCTACAAGGAGTTGATCAGGCTCAAACTCGGCACCGGCGATACCCACTACAACCTCGGCGTCCTCTATGAGCGGAAGGGTCTCATCGACGAGGCAGTGGTCGAGTACAAACAGGCAATCCACAGTTCACCCGACAACGGCGACGCCCGCCGACGCCTGGCAGACATATATGCGCTTCGCGGCAGCTACCCCCAGGCCATCGAACAGTACCGCGAGCTTCTCAAGAAAGGGGACAACAACCCGGTCCTCCATCTGAAACTCGCCCGGGCACTGCTGGGGGCCAAGAACCCCAAGGAAGCCATGGCCTCCTACCAGGACGCCCTCAAAATCGCTCCCGACAACCTGGAGGCCCGCCGCGAACTGGCGGCCCTCTACCGCAAGGGAAACCAGAACGAGGAGGCGGAGAAGCAATACAAGGAAATCCTCCGCATCAAGAAAGACGACGCCGAAGCCCGCAACATCCTCACTGCGCTCTATGTGAAGTCCAAGAAATACGACGAATTAATCACCCTTCTGAAGGACGGGGTGGAACTCGCCCCCAATGATCCGGCCAGCCATTACAAGCTTGGGCTCATCTACGAATTCAAGAAGGACTACGATGCCGCCGAACAAGAGTACAAAAAGGCGGTGGAACTGAAGGGGGATCACGCCAAGAGTCTCAATGCCCTGGGACGGATCTACCTGAAGACGGGAAAGATCTCCGAAGCAAAAGGAGCTCTGGAAGCAGCCAAGAAAGCCGACCCGGGAATGGAAGAAACAGCCGTCCTTCTGAGCAACATCAAAGAAGAACTTTCTCCCGAACCACCCCGCTACAGCAAGAAAGGGCGCAAAGGAAAAGCTTCGAAAGAGGCAAAAAAATCCCGGGCATCAAAGAAGAAATCATCGAAGAAGGGCGCTAAGGCCACTTCCAAGAAATCATCCACTAAATCCGGAGGCAAGGCCAAAAAAGCCAAGAAGAGCCACTAG
- a CDS encoding twin-arginine translocase TatA/TatE family subunit, which translates to MFGIGMPELIVILVIVLVVFGAGRLPEIGGALGKSIRNFKKASDGKDEIEIKPEKKDDPSK; encoded by the coding sequence ATGTTTGGAATCGGCATGCCCGAGCTGATAGTTATTCTCGTCATTGTCCTGGTGGTCTTCGGCGCCGGGAGGCTCCCCGAGATCGGCGGCGCCCTCGGCAAGAGCATCCGGAACTTCAAGAAGGCATCGGATGGAAAGGATGAAATCGAGATAAAGCCGGAGAAAAAGGACGACCCTTCGAAATAG